In Malaclemys terrapin pileata isolate rMalTer1 chromosome 10, rMalTer1.hap1, whole genome shotgun sequence, the following are encoded in one genomic region:
- the GNG13 gene encoding guanine nucleotide-binding protein G(I)/G(S)/G(O) subunit gamma-13 — MDEWDLPQWKKEVDSLKYQLAYKREMSSKTIPELMKWIEDSIPEDPFLNPELMKSNPWVEKGKCTIL, encoded by the exons ATGGATGAATGGGACCTTCCACAGTGGAAGAAGGAAGTAGACAGCCTGAAATACCAACTGGCTTACAAGAGGGAAATGTCTTCTAAAACAATACCTGA GTTGATGAAGTGGATAGAAGACAGCATTCCAGAAGACCCATTTCTGAATCCAGAGCTGATGAAAAGCAACCCTTGGGTGGAAAAAGGAAAATGTACCATACTCTAA